In one window of Allorhodopirellula heiligendammensis DNA:
- a CDS encoding ABC transporter ATP-binding protein, giving the protein MLSIVDLIKKFQQPGGGELTVLDVPKFEMTRGEQVALIGESGGGKTTLLHLIAGMLTATSGSIRVDNLELTKLSEQGRDRFRAATIGYVFQTFNLLPAFSAIENVKLGMTFGHGGVDGARALDLLERVGLADRAHYRPKQLSVGQQQRVAIARALAGQPKLLLADEPTANVDPASADAVLDLIIESCRQDSIALLMVTHSMDVADRFSRVDRLEDINRIAALHQHPAS; this is encoded by the coding sequence ATGTTATCTATTGTCGACCTGATCAAAAAATTTCAACAGCCCGGCGGCGGTGAGCTGACCGTGCTCGATGTGCCGAAGTTTGAAATGACCCGTGGCGAACAGGTCGCATTGATTGGCGAGAGTGGCGGTGGCAAGACGACGCTGCTGCACTTGATCGCCGGCATGCTGACGGCCACCTCCGGCTCGATTCGTGTCGATAATCTGGAATTGACGAAGCTGAGCGAACAGGGCCGCGATCGATTTCGCGCCGCCACTATCGGATACGTTTTTCAAACCTTCAATCTCCTGCCGGCATTCTCGGCAATTGAAAACGTCAAGCTCGGCATGACGTTCGGTCATGGCGGTGTCGACGGCGCTCGGGCGCTGGATCTGCTCGAGCGCGTGGGGCTCGCCGACCGCGCCCACTACCGACCCAAGCAATTGTCCGTCGGCCAGCAGCAGCGAGTGGCCATTGCCCGCGCACTGGCGGGACAACCCAAGTTGCTGCTCGCCGACGAACCGACCGCCAATGTCGATCCCGCCAGTGCGGATGCTGTGCTGGATTTGATCATCGAGTCATGCCGTCAAGATTCAATCGCATTGTTGATGGTCACCCATAGTATGGACGTCGCCGACCGTTTCAGCCGCGTCGATCGGCTCGAAGACATCAATCGTATCGCTGCCCTTCACCAACATCCGGCTTCATGA
- a CDS encoding SseB family protein, producing MGVESELNGRSFQDAISRHDIASITRQLIESQFVLIHLGDEGSDSSEPEDVLGALTASRGERDYLVAFSSQKHASRFVELRSDLFESESEVGGFWVDGRTMLDYLDDELGILLNPDGDGHRQLETDLIREILDELNLQ from the coding sequence ATGGGTGTCGAGTCGGAGCTAAACGGTCGCAGTTTTCAGGACGCTATCTCGCGTCACGATATCGCCTCGATCACCCGCCAACTCATCGAGAGTCAGTTTGTATTGATTCATTTGGGGGATGAAGGTTCCGATTCTTCCGAACCGGAAGACGTCCTCGGCGCGCTCACTGCGAGTCGGGGCGAGCGAGATTATCTAGTAGCGTTTTCTAGCCAAAAGCACGCCAGTCGGTTTGTCGAACTCCGCAGCGATCTGTTTGAGAGCGAATCGGAAGTCGGTGGGTTTTGGGTCGATGGCCGCACCATGCTCGACTATCTCGATGACGAACTGGGCATTCTGCTCAATCCCGATGGCGACGGCCATCGCCAGCTCGAGA
- a CDS encoding ABC transporter permease: MNLLFIAWRNFRYRALSSFLTTLSLMLGVGLVVMVMAIYGIISEAFVRNASVGYNLVVGPPGSALQLTLNSVYYLSQPIENLPYTEYMEFFPQEQRAEMVREYGGDPALGERDGVYAGYVAGGYVIPLALGDYYGDSRVVGTTPEFFEKLRHGPDVDQPFVFREGRAFETYTPENQYFECVLGSRVAAQSGLQVGDTMNPTHGDPEGKGHGQGFQVVGVLAPTGTPNDRAVFVNLEGFYLLEGHARPLEEDAIIEPPQRDPDDERPPLLMIPEREVTSILVRNGNLMFAPGMQNRINETKRAQAAAPIGEINKLMSAIVGPLLSALLVITLITCVVAAFGVLVAIYNSMNDRRRDIAVMRALGARRGSVTWIILFESLIIAVVGGAAGWFLAHVAILAAGGFIEQRTGVQVSLFSVTEYEWLVLPFVILLSLLAGIVPAMAAYRTDVGSNLSA, encoded by the coding sequence ATGAATCTCCTGTTCATCGCATGGCGTAATTTTCGTTACCGTGCCCTCTCAAGTTTTTTGACCACCCTGTCGCTGATGCTCGGCGTCGGATTGGTGGTGATGGTGATGGCGATTTATGGCATCATCAGTGAAGCCTTCGTGCGGAACGCTTCGGTCGGCTACAACTTGGTCGTCGGACCGCCCGGCAGCGCCCTGCAGCTCACCCTCAACAGCGTTTACTACCTCAGCCAGCCGATTGAGAACCTGCCGTACACCGAGTACATGGAGTTCTTTCCGCAGGAACAGCGGGCGGAGATGGTACGAGAGTACGGCGGCGATCCGGCCTTGGGTGAGCGCGACGGTGTGTATGCGGGATACGTCGCCGGTGGATACGTGATCCCACTGGCCTTGGGAGACTACTATGGCGACTCTCGCGTCGTCGGCACCACTCCGGAATTTTTTGAAAAGCTGCGGCATGGTCCCGACGTCGACCAGCCGTTTGTGTTTCGAGAAGGACGCGCCTTCGAAACGTATACACCCGAAAACCAATATTTCGAATGTGTGCTTGGTTCACGTGTCGCTGCTCAATCGGGGCTTCAGGTCGGTGACACCATGAACCCGACTCATGGTGATCCCGAGGGCAAGGGGCACGGTCAGGGATTCCAGGTCGTCGGTGTGCTCGCGCCCACGGGTACCCCCAACGATCGAGCGGTATTCGTGAACCTCGAGGGGTTCTACTTGCTCGAAGGCCACGCTCGACCGCTCGAAGAGGATGCCATTATCGAGCCACCCCAGCGAGATCCTGACGACGAACGTCCTCCGCTATTGATGATCCCCGAACGGGAAGTGACATCCATTCTCGTTCGCAATGGTAACCTGATGTTTGCCCCGGGGATGCAGAACCGGATTAATGAGACGAAGCGGGCGCAAGCGGCCGCACCGATCGGCGAGATCAACAAACTGATGTCGGCAATCGTCGGCCCACTTCTGTCTGCGCTACTCGTGATCACCCTGATCACCTGTGTCGTTGCCGCGTTTGGTGTGCTGGTGGCGATTTATAATTCAATGAATGATCGGCGACGAGATATTGCGGTGATGCGGGCTCTCGGAGCGCGGCGGGGGAGTGTCACTTGGATCATCTTGTTCGAAAGCCTCATCATTGCAGTCGTGGGCGGTGCGGCGGGCTGGTTCCTTGCCCATGTCGCGATTCTTGCGGCCGGGGGCTTCATCGAGCAACGCACCGGGGTTCAGGTTAGTCTGTTCTCCGTGACGGAGTATGAGTGGCTGGTGCTTCCGTTTGTCATCTTGCTGAGCTTACTCGCTGGCATCGTTCCCGCCATGGCCGCTTACCGAACGGACGTCGGATCGAATCTTTCGGCGTGA
- a CDS encoding Gfo/Idh/MocA family protein — protein MAKRPLNVGLIGGGGGAFIVQPHQRAIHFDGTRRVTVAALHPDAKIAQSEAAAWDYPIKGYDSYDEMIEQESAKPIGERIDYALIVTPNHVHFDPAIKCVRAGIPVFCEKPLTINLDEAKQLVAAVKEAQVPFAVSHTYLGHWTSRFSRFIVTSGLLGDVRWVDSYYLQGWLAERTEDSGNAQAEWRVDPKKSGASLCGGDIGTHALMQLRYVTGLNVDRVQAHLETYVKGRMLDDHFTSYVELSNGGKGIVRASQIAIGHKNDLGIEVNGTKGTLSWRQEFPEEVKIQLPGQPDRTYFRGAVSANDGFLGDLPEDLMAEPNVPAGHPEAFHDAFARLHRCFEADVRLYNDGKPFDCDGSKYANIDDGYTGMAFIEAAVKSSKDGNVWVQM, from the coding sequence ATGGCGAAGCGACCCCTGAATGTTGGTTTGATTGGCGGCGGCGGCGGTGCTTTTATCGTCCAGCCTCACCAACGTGCGATCCATTTCGATGGCACCCGACGGGTGACGGTTGCGGCGCTCCACCCCGACGCCAAAATTGCCCAGTCCGAAGCGGCTGCCTGGGACTACCCTATCAAGGGCTACGACAGTTACGACGAAATGATTGAGCAGGAGTCTGCCAAACCGATCGGCGAGCGGATTGATTATGCGCTGATCGTTACGCCCAACCACGTTCATTTTGATCCGGCGATCAAATGCGTGCGAGCTGGCATTCCCGTGTTCTGCGAAAAACCGCTGACGATCAATTTGGACGAAGCCAAACAGCTCGTCGCTGCGGTCAAGGAAGCCCAGGTGCCTTTCGCCGTCTCGCACACCTATCTCGGTCACTGGACGAGCCGCTTCTCACGGTTCATCGTCACCAGTGGTCTGCTCGGCGACGTGCGCTGGGTCGACTCGTACTACCTGCAGGGGTGGTTGGCCGAACGGACCGAAGACTCAGGCAACGCGCAGGCCGAGTGGCGTGTCGACCCCAAGAAATCGGGCGCGAGCTTGTGCGGCGGAGATATCGGCACCCACGCGTTGATGCAGCTCCGCTACGTCACCGGATTGAATGTGGACCGAGTGCAAGCACACCTGGAAACTTACGTGAAAGGCCGGATGCTCGACGATCACTTCACCAGCTACGTTGAATTGTCCAACGGTGGCAAAGGTATCGTCCGCGCTTCGCAAATCGCGATCGGCCACAAGAATGATCTCGGTATCGAAGTCAACGGTACCAAGGGCACGCTGTCATGGCGTCAGGAGTTCCCCGAGGAAGTGAAAATCCAACTGCCGGGACAGCCCGATCGCACCTATTTCCGTGGAGCAGTTTCAGCCAACGACGGCTTCTTGGGCGATTTGCCCGAAGACCTGATGGCCGAACCCAACGTCCCCGCAGGGCACCCCGAAGCGTTCCACGACGCCTTCGCGAGACTGCACCGCTGCTTCGAAGCCGACGTGCGGCTGTACAACGATGGGAAACCATTTGACTGCGATGGCAGCAAATATGCCAACATCGACGACGGCTACACCGGCATGGCATTCATCGAAGCGGCCGTGAAAAGCTCGAAAGACGGCAACGTTTGGGTGCAGATGTAA
- the lipA gene encoding lipoyl synthase, whose amino-acid sequence MAFRLPVVSEPEMPEGTSVSATGRLPRWLKRPIPKSNSNHLTDQLMDELGLETVCENAKCPNRMECYSQQTATFMILGNVCTRPCGFCAVNRGRPPQAPAEDEPARVAEAAARLGLKHVVITSVTRDDLPDGGADHFYRCVIAVRERTGATTEVLTPDFVQCKDALGRVIEARPDVFNHNMETVPRLYRRVRGPKSDYAWTLQMMREVKKYDATVKTKSGLMLGMGEERGELLDALADLREYGVDFLTLGQYLQPGEKYLPVVRYVPPEEFDEIAELAKEMGFLKVASGPFVRSSYHARDMAETA is encoded by the coding sequence ATGGCTTTTCGATTGCCAGTAGTCTCTGAACCCGAGATGCCCGAAGGCACGTCCGTCAGCGCTACGGGTCGATTGCCCCGTTGGCTCAAACGTCCGATTCCGAAATCCAATTCGAATCACCTCACCGACCAGCTGATGGACGAACTGGGGCTGGAGACCGTTTGTGAAAACGCCAAATGCCCCAATCGGATGGAGTGTTATAGCCAACAAACCGCAACATTCATGATCCTGGGGAACGTCTGTACGCGTCCTTGTGGCTTTTGTGCGGTAAATCGTGGACGCCCGCCGCAGGCTCCTGCCGAGGACGAACCCGCGAGAGTTGCCGAAGCGGCCGCCCGGCTGGGGCTGAAGCATGTGGTCATCACCAGTGTCACGCGGGACGACCTGCCCGACGGCGGAGCGGACCACTTCTACCGCTGCGTCATCGCCGTCCGTGAACGGACAGGGGCGACGACCGAGGTCCTGACACCTGATTTCGTGCAGTGCAAAGACGCTCTCGGGCGCGTGATCGAAGCTCGCCCAGACGTTTTTAACCACAATATGGAAACGGTCCCACGACTGTACCGCCGTGTTCGGGGTCCAAAGAGCGATTACGCCTGGACACTGCAAATGATGCGGGAAGTAAAAAAATACGACGCGACTGTCAAAACCAAGAGCGGGCTGATGCTCGGCATGGGCGAAGAACGCGGCGAACTCCTCGACGCATTGGCAGATCTTCGCGAGTACGGCGTCGATTTCCTCACCCTCGGCCAATATCTCCAGCCCGGTGAGAAATATCTGCCGGTCGTCCGGTACGTTCCGCCAGAGGAATTCGACGAAATCGCCGAGCTCGCGAAAGAAATGGGTTTTCTGAAAGTCGCCTCCGGCCCGTTTGTCCGCAGCAGCTACCACGCTCGGGATATGGCTGAAACTGCCTGA
- the smpB gene encoding SsrA-binding protein SmpB: MPAMSKSKTKSHKTSLTAAGRKDADTKSKKKAGGKAAGKQAAPSTTPVAENRKAKFRYEILDSIECGMMLKGSEVKSMRDGKLSLDEAHIRVTNGELWLVGADLAQYTNAGLWNHDPRRARKLLVHQREFNKFSGRAFERGLTLIPLRVYFNDRGIAKCVMGLVKGKKTQDKRETLKKRDTEMGLKRAMRRR, from the coding sequence ATGCCTGCCATGTCGAAGTCCAAAACAAAATCGCACAAGACCTCACTGACCGCTGCGGGCAGGAAAGACGCCGATACGAAGTCCAAGAAAAAAGCGGGCGGGAAGGCTGCCGGTAAGCAGGCGGCTCCGTCGACCACGCCTGTCGCGGAAAATCGCAAGGCCAAGTTTCGCTATGAAATCCTGGATTCCATCGAATGCGGCATGATGCTCAAGGGCAGCGAGGTGAAGTCCATGCGAGATGGCAAGCTATCCCTTGACGAAGCGCATATCCGCGTCACCAATGGAGAACTGTGGTTGGTGGGTGCCGACCTGGCCCAGTACACCAATGCCGGGCTGTGGAATCACGATCCACGTCGCGCCCGGAAATTGCTGGTCCACCAGCGAGAGTTCAATAAATTTTCAGGACGCGCTTTCGAACGTGGGCTGACACTGATTCCCCTGCGGGTTTATTTCAACGATCGAGGGATCGCCAAGTGTGTGATGGGGTTGGTCAAAGGTAAGAAAACCCAAGACAAACGCGAAACGCTCAAAAAACGTGACACCGAAATGGGACTGAAGCGTGCCATGCGACGTCGCTAG